AACACATCAAATATTATACAACTGACAACCTTACCTGATATCAATTGCCATTACATCAGGGTTGCTTCTTGCAGGTGGAAGGGTATAGTTTGGTGAAAAGACCTGATTGAAGAAAAATAACATCTCAATTTTCACTTGAGGCTAGATAAATATCTTCTCGTAAAAGTAGCATACTTCTTTGAAGCGCGAAGCGTTTTTGGTGGTAAAAGATACTCTTTtgattacttggcacaagtatacatgttttcgcTGTCAAGGGCTCAATTATTCTATGCTGAcatggttcattcgaccgtttggacCGATACaccattttcctatcgagaccctttttGGCTCATCTTGACTTCTTCGAGAAGGTGATCTTCCGGGGGCTGCctcagtgttcgaggttgattgaagagaagtcttgaatacttgttaagttctACTTAGATAACATATAGGTGTTTCAATTTAATTTTCTTCTTTACCATGGAAGCTTTTCTTCTAAGGTTCATGGTAGCCGTGGAATTTGGAGAAGGGGGAATGAGTTTAGCTTTTACTGCTGGATTTACTTTTTAAAAGTGGCATGTGTAGTCACCGTTAAATTTTAACCAAGTGCTGTTAGTAAGACCAAAAATGCTTCACTTTACTAAACATAAGGGACTAAAGGTGCTCAGAGTGATAGTTAAAGGATAAAAGTAAACCTACTCCCAAAGATAAGGGACAATTTTGGTTAAAAACTCGCATTCCTCAtgtgaaaaatcaaaaacaattGCTGAGGAAGTTGGCAAATTAAATATTCGTTGATCTAAATCAGGATCACATTTCAATCCAATATGGAAGTTTTGTAGGTCATGAATATCTATCAAAGATCGGATAAAAAAGGAGTACGGGTTAACTGTCAACATATCCATCAGTTCCCTCACTATAGATTCATTAACTTTGTTAGAGCATGCTATTCTATTTGCTAactcattgttgttgtcataaaAGTACAACTGTAGATTTTTTGGTTTTTTACCTTCGGGATACAAATCATCTATTAGGTGATACATTCGTCCTTGAACTCTAAAAGTATAGATACCATGATTCCTTCACGCTAAGTCTATATCATAGTTTACACCAAGTGATGTAAATGCAAATGTATTATTATATGTTCTGATGTATATTCGAAAGTGTTGGGATTTTTCACTATTCTCAAAATATAGATCATGTAGCTTAGTGGGCATTCAATGTAAAATTATCTTAACTGTACCAGTGCCACAATAAAATCCAGGAGATTCATTTTCAAATCTTTTCGCAAAGTAAAATTTACAATTTGGAACCTTTTTTAATGGCACATAGTCTGAACGTAATTCAATATTCATAGCAGTTTTGTTATTTCGAGCGCGACCTGCATGTTGTAGAGGTTGTAAGGAGTAAAATAGTAAGCACAAAATGATATTGCCTAAAGATGACACAAATACAAACCTTTAGTTATCATTATCTCGATTGTATCATTTTGTTCATTAGGCATAGCCGACATTGAACCTACCAGATAAGTAGTTTTTTAGTCAACACAATGTCTTGTATATTAGTGTAAAATTATGGTAACTTTAGGCAACTTGCCTTTCTCATAAGTGCAAAGAGGATTTCCCTTGTCAAAAGGAGGAAATGATAGAAGCATTGTAACCTTACTCTCTGCATAGTAGGCATAAGCGCAACAAATGTCTATAGTGTTAAATTTATGGTAGATATTCATGCACAcaagaaaattatatttgttcTAAACAATGAAACAATTGCATACTGTATAGATTGCGATATAAAATTAGTATACTAACCTGTTTTGGAAGTATAGTAGGAGCCCTTTGTATTAGAAGTACACTGTAAATGTGCTGATGTTGTTATATCGGTAGAGATGATAGAAGTCGCTCTTTCAAAGCGATTATGTTGCAACGCCTGATTTTTGAGTATTTCCTATAATGATAGTGCATTTTTTTCATTCGCCATCTTAAGTTTATACTGTTCGCGTCGTCTAATATTCCTATCAGGACATTTCTTTTCAGAGCAGGGACGCTTGTTTGTTTGTCCAGAGTCCATCAATATTAAAATTTGTTGCTCCCTAATATCAGTTGGTACAAGAGTCCTACAATTTTTAAACGTTATAAAATTCATGGTCAGTAAACAAACAATAGTGCAACCATACTAAGAAATAGTTCTAATGACTTGTACAAAGAGATTCATTAAAAAAACATTGGCTGAAAGTCAATATTGATTTAATTTCAGAAAGTCAGTCATTAATTTCAGAAGGTCAGATCATCTGATCCGGTAGAAATTTTACCAAATCAAAAATACAAATTAGGAATTGCACAAATAGCATTGATCTACGTAATATATACATGGTTAAATGATCAATTTTAGCAGCTTATTAGATTCTCAAACACATTTTATGTTATATGTTAGCTCGTGGTAAGATAAAGCTTTTCTTCAAGTGAGTACAGTTGAATGGTCACATTTGAAGTATTTAGCAACGGCATAACCAAATGAACCACTAAATGCAACTTATCTTTCACTTTGTGCAAAGTAAACTGTAACTATTTTTATATCAAAAGCAGAAAAAATAGGAATTGCACAAATAGCATTGATCTACGTAATATATACATGGTTAAATGATCAATTTTAGCAGCTTATTAGATTCTCAAACACATTTTATGTTATATGTAGCTCGTGGTAAGATAAAGCTTTTCTTCAAGTGAGTACAGTTGAATGGTCACATTTGAAGTATTTAGCAACGGCATAACCAAACGAACCACTAAATGCAACTTATCTTTCACTTTGCGCAAAGTAAACTGTAACTATTTTCAtatcaaaagaagaaaaataaattaagaaaCCAAAAATTTTAACCACACAACAGTAGCCATATCAAACAGCAAatgtattattttgggattatcAGAAGACCAGAAATGGGAACCACGTTACCTTTTGATTCTATTAAGCACATCAATAGGAAGTCCAATAATTGGTCAATTTTACATGAAGAAAATGAAGTGTTTGAACAACTTTTACGTCAAGCCTTAATTTCAAACCAATCCAAAATGTTATGTCACAATGATTTAAGTTAAATGAGCTAAGCTTTTTAGgtttaatttcttttctctctttctttccgATTTTAGGTTTAATATTGTTCATCATAAAGCGTAATAAGAAGGCTCTAGGTTTAACATTTTCAACTATTCTTTTCCCTTGGTCAAACCAAAACTTTCTTACCCTTCTAAACAGTAGTCAAAAAGAAAATTCATTTCTTGTAAAATAGTGTTTAGCTTCAGAAAGTTCAATGTAGTGAGTTCTTGGGAAAACATAATACAGTTAGAAAGAATCCAATTTGTCAATGGCAGGCAGGCCCAGTTACACAAGTTGGCACATAGGAATTGTTGAGTAATGACTGCAACTAAGCTGCTTGATAGTGTAATAGCGTTAACCCCATCAAATTTGAAAGCAATACCCAATTGAATTTCAGTTGATTTTTAAAAAATCCACAGCGATTGCGAAATCTATTAATGGAGAAGGAGACCTCCAAATTATTACataatcacacagtttttccaatttatccaaaatcataataagagaataaaagaaattagggcttttagcaTAAGGATAAATTTTGGAGTGCAAGGGTAGAAATCAAGAGGAACAAAGTCAATGAAAAAGAAGGGTACCTAACAGTAGCGAGAGAGAACCAAATTCGCCGCCTAAGAAGAGTGTTGTTTCAGTTCACTGCATCCAAACGTTTGCTGTAACTTGTCGTAGTTATCCTACTGAGCGAATGTTTTAACAGAAGAGAGTGAGAGCGAAACACGTGTGCAATATCAAAGACGGTGGAATTTTACTGAGTTACAAATAACTATCTTTTTAGATTTTTGGTTTTTCATGGGCTGGCATGAAGCATTTGGGCCAGACATGCATGTTTATGACACTGACAGATGCAGAGAGGTTACGCGGAAGAAGTTCAAAAATTCTGTGCGTTGTTATCTCATAGACAGCATGGTCAACCAACTTTAGCAACCTGTTGCTATACGGAAGCGCAGGGAAATTTCTCATAGCACAAAAGGCAGATGAAAATACCTAACTGCCTTCATGTCGGCAAGCAGAGATGACAACGGTCTCCTGCTTGCTCTAGGGATCTTCTATATAGTTAGAAAGAATAAAGAGCAATTTTGATCTGCAATGGCAAACTGATGCATTTTATGATTAATAGATCCTTAGCTTTCTCTATCTTGACTAAATTAGGGAACAACAGAATAGCAAGACGATTTTTATGTTACTATACTATAACAATATCCAAACAAAAATAACGATAAAGACTACAAATGAAAGTGTCGAAGCAGGTCTTACAGTGAGAAGGTGTTTAACTTTGGGCCTATTACTACAAGAATCACAATCCTCTTTCTGGATTATTGAGGACGAATCAGATAAAATTCTAAATTTTATCAATTTCTCAAATTTCCAAACCCTAGCACCATCCACCAATTTTTCCCAAATAGAAATCCTAATCTTACAATACATTACACCAAGACCAGCCCTTTTACACAGGAAAATACAACAAATTACACAACTGAGAAATCCCATGATATAGAGAAAGTAAGAGAGAGATGTGATCGAATAGCAGAAAAGGCAACTAAATGAGGAAAATGTATATTACCAATTATGGTACAACTCTTCTGAGTGAAACCCCTTGCTGCACAAAGTTGTGAGAAAGAAACATTTACCCTTGGTGCAGAAGAAGAGCAGGGAAAAATAAACCTCGTATAAATTTTTAGCTAAGTGGGATTGTTGTGAGAAGTTGTAGGAGGAAAGGATGCGTTCTATTTGTAAACAACTCTCTCTGCCCAGATAGGGTAAGCTCTGCGTACACACAATACTTCCAGACCCCACTAAAtaggattatactggattgttgttgtccTATAAATTTTTAGCTAGATTAGCACCAAAGTTACCTCCAGCTGTCAGGGGAAAAAGTCCATGTCGTATGCTATTAATACACTGACTTAGCAAAAAAGGCAAAGCCTGCAACTTTTAGAGCTATTTTACCTATATAAGTGACCCTTtaaattgtcagagaagttgtCTTTACTTACTAAATTGTCTTATGGCATTCAAcgtaatataataaagaaaacaGTGGCAAAATTCTGTAGCCTAAGCAGGCATGTAGATGACACTGACTTATAAGTGGCCCTTTAAATTGGCTGAGAAGTTGTCTTTATTTACTAAATTCTGTTATGGCATTCAACGTAATAATATAGAAAAACAGTGGCAAAATTCTCTAGCCTAAGCAGGCATGTTGATTACACTGACTCCTGATGGAGCTCAACTGTCGCTTCTATAATAAGAGAATTTTGgtgcatttgcatctatacccgttttttgggtcacgttttaacttatacccgctttgcaaaaaaaattacaagcatACCcacttttcgcgtaacttcaatcatacgggcctgaagtagcaaagacaatcacgcaaacttcagcattctagtagacgacctgaagtagcaaattgctgaaccaagtgttggctgaagtttttgtttgtaattgttgaacttaagcattctagtacctgaagttttgttctctatttgctgaagtttttgtttgtaattgttgaactcaAGTATTCtattagctgaagttttgttctctatttgctgaacttcagcatgttttagctgaagttttgttctatatttgctgaacttcagcacgTTTTAGCTGCACAACCCATGCTCTCAAGATATGTCAACAATCTTACCATAAGTTGAATATGAAATCGTGAAGTACTCTGAAAACTCAGCACATGTTTGTGAGGATTTCTCCATAAAACCATCAAATATGAATGGACTTCATATGATTTCAAGTAATATAATCTAATATATAGCTAAAAACCACATTTAAATTCTAATCTATAGTTAtatataaactttcaaatttggactgaaactaaattatcaagctcaggtgaagaagaagaagaagaagaataagaagaagaagaagaagaagaagaagaagaagaagaagaagaagaagaagaagaagaaggaggaggagaaagaggattgtaactgtttaaaaagtgggtacaagttaaaacttttaaaaaaaatggtataggttaaatggggccgaccaaatagggcgcccagTGCAATTTTTACTATAATTTCTGCATATCATCCTAGTCCTCTGTTTTCACTCCTTATGTTTCATTTTATATGACACTATTTCATTTTTAGTCTGTTAAAAAAAGAATGACATCTTTTTATATTAACTTAAAAATAATCTAACTTTAAATTTCTCATTTCATCCTCAATAACTCGATTTTATAGCCACAAAAATATCATAACAAGTTTAACATaagttttaaaagtatttttttcctttttaaataccGTGACTAGTTAAACACCTTCACATAAAAATTAAATGAAgaaagttattatattttcctttatttgtaaTTTGCTAAATCATTCTTTATTAGCAAAGATGTTCTGCAACAGATATTGTAAATCCAAACATGTATTTGAACAAAttaaaacacacacaaaaaaaactgATTTGAGTATAACTGGTTATAGCCCATTTCCTAATGATTTCTAACATTCCCATTAGTATCTTAATTATCCCAACTAGACAGAGGACAGATATGATATGCTTCAAGTGTTTATGAAACAATTTACCATCTCTATTATTTCCTCACACATAATTCAACCGAAATACCACATCTATTTGCAAAATAAATGTTTTGACATCTGCAACAATAACATGCACTTTTTCCCCTGACTTTTACTCAGTTTTATTGTATTAGACCAAATATGCACCACTTTTGCATACTATAGGGACTATTATTGCTCATCTCATAAAATAGGAACTATTATTGCTCATCTCATAAAATAGGGACTATTTCAGTAAACCCCACAATTTAAGGGACGATTTTAATTTTTTCTCTAATGACCCAGATTATACTCCCTTTGTCTCAAATTATCTGTCGTGTTTTTCTTTTACACGCCCTTTAATAAATATTCGTTAGGAAAGAGATTAGATTATTTTACTCTTATTTATATCTTAAAATAAAATCtctcttcattgaatatttattctatttagtTGTTATCTtcatcttcaagaacaattattactaagggtaaaaatgaaaaaaataataattactgTTATCGTGAAtttttaaaatgacaaataat
Above is a window of Nicotiana tabacum cultivar K326 chromosome 8, ASM71507v2, whole genome shotgun sequence DNA encoding:
- the LOC107759198 gene encoding uncharacterized protein LOC107759198 isoform X3 encodes the protein MLLSFPPFDKGNPLCTYEKGSMSAMPNEQNDTIEIMITKGRARNNKTAMNIELRSDYVPLKKVFSPNYTLPPARSNPDVMAIDIRQAWGPGMDIINPHFLAFAAAERQFLQSEYDDYAIASSGSLACFRYVAIILMLLLLIRQTLMATRDFSMVQDSSIFFNA